A portion of the Sus scrofa isolate TJ Tabasco breed Duroc chromosome 5, Sscrofa11.1, whole genome shotgun sequence genome contains these proteins:
- the APOBEC1 gene encoding C->U-editing enzyme APOBEC-1 isoform X2, protein MASDRGPSAGDATSRRRIEPWEFEVFFDPRELRKETCLLYELQWGRSRDTWRHTGKNTTNHVERNFLAKITSERHFHPSVHCSIVWFLSWSPCWECSEAIREFLDQHPSVTLVIYVARLFQHMDPQNRQGLRDLVNHGVTIQIMGAPEYDYCWRNFVNYPPGKEAHWPRFPPVWMTLYALELHCIILALMTY, encoded by the exons GTCCTTCAGCTGGAGATGCCACATCAAG aaGGAGAATTGAACCCTGGGAATTTGAAGTCTTCTTTGACCCCAGAGAACTCCGCAAAGAGACTTGTTTGCTCTATGAGCTCCAATGGGGCAGGAGCCGAGACACCTGGCGACATACAGGCAAAAACACCACCAACCATGTTGAACGCAATTTTCTAGCTAAAATCACTTCGGAAAGGCATTTTCACCCATCTGTCCACTGCTCCATCGTCTGGTTCCTGTCCTGGAGTCCCTGCTGGGAATGCTCTGAGGCAATAAGGGAATTTCTGGATCAGCACCCTAGTGTGACCCTGGTTATTTATGTAGCTCGGCTTTTCCAGCACATGGATCCACAGAACCGGCAAGGACTCAGAGACCTGGTGAACCATGGTGTGACCATCCAGATCATGGGAGCCCCAG AGTATGATTACTGCTGGAGGAATTTTGTCAACTACCCACCTGGGAAAGAAGCTCACTGGCCAAGATTCCCCCCAGTATGGATGACGCTGTATGCCCTGGAACTCCACTGCATAATTCTA GCACTGATGACCTACTAA
- the APOBEC1 gene encoding C->U-editing enzyme APOBEC-1 isoform X1 — protein MASDRGPSAGDATSRRRIEPWEFEVFFDPRELRKETCLLYELQWGRSRDTWRHTGKNTTNHVERNFLAKITSERHFHPSVHCSIVWFLSWSPCWECSEAIREFLDQHPSVTLVIYVARLFQHMDPQNRQGLRDLVNHGVTIQIMGAPEYDYCWRNFVNYPPGKEAHWPRFPPVWMTLYALELHCIILGLPPCLKISRRCQNQLTFFRLTLQNCHYQTIPPHILLATGLIQLPVIYR, from the exons GTCCTTCAGCTGGAGATGCCACATCAAG aaGGAGAATTGAACCCTGGGAATTTGAAGTCTTCTTTGACCCCAGAGAACTCCGCAAAGAGACTTGTTTGCTCTATGAGCTCCAATGGGGCAGGAGCCGAGACACCTGGCGACATACAGGCAAAAACACCACCAACCATGTTGAACGCAATTTTCTAGCTAAAATCACTTCGGAAAGGCATTTTCACCCATCTGTCCACTGCTCCATCGTCTGGTTCCTGTCCTGGAGTCCCTGCTGGGAATGCTCTGAGGCAATAAGGGAATTTCTGGATCAGCACCCTAGTGTGACCCTGGTTATTTATGTAGCTCGGCTTTTCCAGCACATGGATCCACAGAACCGGCAAGGACTCAGAGACCTGGTGAACCATGGTGTGACCATCCAGATCATGGGAGCCCCAG AGTATGATTACTGCTGGAGGAATTTTGTCAACTACCCACCTGGGAAAGAAGCTCACTGGCCAAGATTCCCCCCAGTATGGATGACGCTGTATGCCCTGGAACTCCACTGCATAATTCTA GGTCTCCCTCCCTGTTTAAAGATTTCAAGAAGATGTCAGAATCAGCTGACATTTTTCAGACTTACTCTTCAAAATTGCCATTACCAAACGATTCCACCCCATATCCTTTTAGCTACAGGACTGATACAACTACCTGTGATTTACAGATGA